The DNA region TGCGATCATCAGCACCTGCTTTGCCGGGCTGCACAAGGCGGCCTCGAGCGCTTCCTCGTCGCCTTGCCCCTGCGTCGCGACCAGGACGACGGGCGCTTCACCCGGAGTATCGGTAAGCCTGATTCTGAGCCGTTCCGCAAGGAACCGCGCCTCGTCGGCGGCAGGCGTGCTCCCGAGCACGCACAGCGCGCTGCGAACGCTGTAAGGCTGGATGAAGAGTTCGATGCTCCCGTTGCTGGCGCAGGACATCGTGTAGTGCTCGACATCCTCTTCTGGATAAACGCGGTCGTTGCTGATGCGCACGAGCTTCGGCTCGCCGTTCTCGATGGCGCTCTGCGCAGCGCTGATGACCACGCTCTTCGCGCACCCTCCGCCGATCCAACCGTGCAGCGTCCCGTCGGCGAGGACGATCGCCTGGGCGCCAAGGTAAGCCGATGTGGGGGCGATCGCCCGAACCACCGTGACGAGCGCGTAGGCCTCGCCGCGGCTGTTCAGTTCGCGCGCCATATCCGGGAGTTCGTCGTTCGTCATCGCAACGCCTCGATGATCCGCGGCAATACGCGCTCGATGCCCGCAAGGTCGGCGCCCGGCGCGAGCAGATCGATGTGCGGCATGGCCGCCTGCATCCCCCGGCTCTCGGGACTGAAACCGGGCT from Betaproteobacteria bacterium includes:
- a CDS encoding XdhC family protein; the protein is MTNDELPDMARELNSRGEAYALVTVVRAIAPTSAYLGAQAIVLADGTLHGWIGGGCAKSVVISAAQSAIENGEPKLVRISNDRVYPEEDVEHYTMSCASNGSIELFIQPYSVRSALCVLGSTPAADEARFLAERLRIRLTDTPGEAPVVLVATQGQGDEEALEAALCSPAKQVLMIASRRKAEKLRAVMRMRGVDESQLARLQAPAGPDAGAKTPGEIALVAIVAVLALLRGRGQVPVNAGQVQQEAAEGAGQDRSQQNSRTAPGTAAVEGTVINPVCGLAVSTANPMHIEKYAGVSYYFCCDGCRTTFQKDPAKYAAIYHASMGRVLA